In Balaenoptera acutorostrata chromosome 19, mBalAcu1.1, whole genome shotgun sequence, the following proteins share a genomic window:
- the UPK1A gene encoding uroplakin-1a isoform X3, with protein sequence MWPDISTIWNFRHPPPFQETGPRRGLGIYREPLWEGLAREASGREGKTMASAAAATTEKGSPVVVGLLVVGNIIILLSGLALFAETVWVTADQYRVYPLMGVSGKDDVFAGAWIAIFCGFSFFAVASFGVGAALCRRRSMMLTQECCGTSGPTDWVNFTSAFRATTPEVVFPWPPLCCRRTGNFIPLSEEGCRLGHLDYLFTKMMNLTSDVWSWDVISGSQAPTRCFNSCKGSAEAERETRGGEPVPLAAWGPFTVMP encoded by the exons ATGTGGCCAGATATTAGCACAATCTGGAATTTCAG ACACCCTCCCCCCTTCCAGGAAACTGGCCCAAGGAGGGGCCTGGGCATATATAGGGAGCCACTGTGGGAGGGCCTGGCCAGAGAGGCTTCAGGCAGAGAAG GCAAGACTATGGCTTCTGCGGCAGCAGCAACAACAGAGAAGGGGTCTCCAGTTGTGGTGGGTCTGCTGGTCGTGGGAAACATCATCATTCTG CTGTCAGGCCTGGCCCTGTTTGCTGAAACGGTATGGGTGACCGCCGACCAGTACCGCGTGTACCCACTGATGGGCGTCTCGGGCAAGGATGACGTCTTCGCCGGTGCCTGGATCGCCATCTTCTGCGGCTTCTCCTTCTTCGCGGTGGCCAGCTTTGGTGTGGGCGCAGCGCTCTGCCGCCGCCGGTCCATGATGCTCACG caAGAGTGCTGTGGTACGTCAGGTCCCACGGACTGGGTGAACTTCACATCAGCCTTCCGGGCCACCACCCCAGAGGTGGTGTTCCCCTGGCCCCCGCTGTGCTGTCGACGGACTGGCAACTTCATCCCCCTCAGTGAAGAAGGCTGCCGCCTGGGCCACTTGGACTACCTGTTCACCAAG atgatgaaccTCACTAGTGACGTATGGAGTTGGGATGTGATTTCAGGCAGTCAGGCCCCAACCAGGTGCTTTAATTCCTGCAAAGGGAgtgcagaggcagagagagaaaccaGAGGAGGAGAACCTGTCCCCTTGGCTGCCTGGGGGCCCTTCACCGTCATGCCTTAG
- the RBM42 gene encoding RNA-binding protein 42 isoform X3, giving the protein MAGAGPAPGLPGAGGPVVPGPGAGIPGKSGEERLKEMEAEMALFEQEVLGAPVTGIPTAVPAVPTVPTVEAMQVPAAPVIRPIIATNTYQQVQQTLEARAAAAATVVPPMVGGPPFVGPVGFGPGDRSHLDSPEAREAMFLRRAAGGPRPMALRPPHQALVGPPLPGPPGPPMMLPPMARAPGPPLGSMAALRPPLEEPAAPRELGLGLGLGLKEKEEAVVAAAAGLEEAGAAVAVGAGGTPAGPAVIGPSLPLALAMPLPEPEPLPLPLEVVRGLLPPLRIPELLSLRPRPRPPRPEPPPGLMALEVPEPLGEDKKKGKPEKLKRCIRTAAGSSWEDPSLLEWDADDFRIFCGDLGNEVNDDILARAFSRFPSFLKAKVIRDKRTGKTKGYGFVSFKDPSDYVRAMREMNGKYVGSRPIKLRKSMWKDRNLDVVRKKQKEKKKLGLR; this is encoded by the exons ATGGCCGGGGCGGGGCCAGCCCCGGGACTCCCGGGTGCAGGAGGACCTGTGGTCCCGGGCCCTGGTGCTGGCATCCCGGGCAAGAGCGGCGAGGAACGGTTGAAGGAGATGGAGGCGGAGATGGCCCT gttTGAGCAGGAAGTTCTGGGGGCTCCAGTTACAGGAATCCCAACTGCTGTGCCTGCGGTGCCCACCGTCCCCACGGTAGAAGCAATGCAAGTCCCAGCAGCTCCTGTGATCCGCCCAATTATCGCCACCAACACATACCAGCAG GTCCAACAGACTCTGGAAGCCCgagcagctgctgcagccacaGTGGTTCCTCCCATGGTGGGTGGCCCACCTTTTGTGGGCCCAG TTGGCTTTGGTCCTGGTGATCGGAGTCACCTGGACAGTCCAGAGGCTCGAGAAGCCATGTTCCTGCGGCGAGCAG CAGGTGGTCCTcgtcctatggctctgcgtcccCCTCACCAGGCCCTCGTGGGCCCCCCTCTGCCTGGCCCCCCTGGACCACCTATGATGCTGCCACCGATGGCTCGGGCCCCAGGGCCCCCTCTGGGCTCCATGGCTGCTCTGAGGCCTCCTCTG GAAGAGCCAGCAGCACCCCGAGAGCTGGGCCTCGGCCTGGGGTTGGGCctgaaagagaaggaggaggctgTGGTGGCGGCAGCGGCCGGGCTGGAGGAGGCTGGCGCAGCGGTGGCCgtgggggcagggggcacccCAGCTGGCCCTGCAGTCATTGGGCCCAGCCTGCCACTGGCCCTGGCCATGCCTCTGCCCGAGCCTGAGCCCCTGCCCCTGCCGCTGGAAGTTGTGCGAGGCCTACTGCCCCCGCTGCGCATTCCTGAGCTCCTGTCCCTGCGTCCGAGACCCCGGCCCCCTCGGCCTGAGCCACCCCCTGGCCTCATGGCTCTTGAG GTCCCAGAACCTCTAGGTGAggacaagaagaaaggaaagccaGAGAAATTGAAACGCTGCATTCGCACAGCAGCTGGGAGCAGCTGGGAGGACCCCAGCCTGCTGGAGTGGGATGCAG ATGACTTCCGAATCTTCTGTGGGGATCTGGGCAATGAGGTGAATGATGACATCTTGGCACGAGCCTTCAGCCGCTTCCCATCCTTCCTTAAGGCTAAGGTGATCCGCGACAAGCGCACGGGCAAAACCAAGGGCTATGGCTTCGTCAGCTTTAAGGACCCCAGCGACTATGTGCGCGCCATGCGTGAGATGAATG GGAAGTATGTGGGCTCACGCCCCATCAAGCTGCGCAAGAGCATGTGGAAGGACCGGAACCTGGACGTGGTGCGCaagaagcaaaaggagaagaagaaattgGGCCTGAGATAG
- the UPK1A gene encoding uroplakin-1a isoform X1: MWPDISTIWNFRHPPPFQETGPRRGLGIYREPLWEGLAREASGREGKTMASAAAATTEKGSPVVVGLLVVGNIIILLSGLALFAETVWVTADQYRVYPLMGVSGKDDVFAGAWIAIFCGFSFFAVASFGVGAALCRRRSMMLTYLALMLTVYIFECASCITSYTHRDYMVSNPSLITKQMLTFYSADSDQGRELTRLWDRIMIEQECCGTSGPTDWVNFTSAFRATTPEVVFPWPPLCCRRTGNFIPLSEEGCRLGHLDYLFTKMMNLTSDVWSWDVISGSQAPTRCFNSCKGSAEAERETRGGEPVPLAAWGPFTVMP; encoded by the exons ATGTGGCCAGATATTAGCACAATCTGGAATTTCAG ACACCCTCCCCCCTTCCAGGAAACTGGCCCAAGGAGGGGCCTGGGCATATATAGGGAGCCACTGTGGGAGGGCCTGGCCAGAGAGGCTTCAGGCAGAGAAG GCAAGACTATGGCTTCTGCGGCAGCAGCAACAACAGAGAAGGGGTCTCCAGTTGTGGTGGGTCTGCTGGTCGTGGGAAACATCATCATTCTG CTGTCAGGCCTGGCCCTGTTTGCTGAAACGGTATGGGTGACCGCCGACCAGTACCGCGTGTACCCACTGATGGGCGTCTCGGGCAAGGATGACGTCTTCGCCGGTGCCTGGATCGCCATCTTCTGCGGCTTCTCCTTCTTCGCGGTGGCCAGCTTTGGTGTGGGCGCAGCGCTCTGCCGCCGCCGGTCCATGATGCTCACG TACCTGGCGCTCATGCTCACCGTCTACATCTTTGAGTGCGCCTCCTGCATCACGTCCTACACCCACCGAGACTAC ATGGTGTCCAACCCATCCCTGATCACCAAGCAGATGCTGACCTTCTACAGTGCAGACTCGGACCAGGGCCGGGAACTCACCCGCCTCTGGGATCGCATCATGATTGAG caAGAGTGCTGTGGTACGTCAGGTCCCACGGACTGGGTGAACTTCACATCAGCCTTCCGGGCCACCACCCCAGAGGTGGTGTTCCCCTGGCCCCCGCTGTGCTGTCGACGGACTGGCAACTTCATCCCCCTCAGTGAAGAAGGCTGCCGCCTGGGCCACTTGGACTACCTGTTCACCAAG atgatgaaccTCACTAGTGACGTATGGAGTTGGGATGTGATTTCAGGCAGTCAGGCCCCAACCAGGTGCTTTAATTCCTGCAAAGGGAgtgcagaggcagagagagaaaccaGAGGAGGAGAACCTGTCCCCTTGGCTGCCTGGGGGCCCTTCACCGTCATGCCTTAG
- the RBM42 gene encoding RNA-binding protein 42 isoform X1 encodes MAGAGPAPGLPGAGGPVVPGPGAGIPGKSGEERLKEMEAEMALFEQEVLGAPVTGIPTAVPAVPTVPTVEAMQVPAAPVIRPIIATNTYQQVQQTLEARAAAAATVVPPMVGGPPFVGPVGFGPGDRSHLDSPEAREAMFLRRAAAAPQRAPILHPAFIPHVLQRADSALSSTAGGPRPMALRPPHQALVGPPLPGPPGPPMMLPPMARAPGPPLGSMAALRPPLEEPAAPRELGLGLGLGLKEKEEAVVAAAAGLEEAGAAVAVGAGGTPAGPAVIGPSLPLALAMPLPEPEPLPLPLEVVRGLLPPLRIPELLSLRPRPRPPRPEPPPGLMALEVPEPLGEDKKKGKPEKLKRCIRTAAGSSWEDPSLLEWDADDFRIFCGDLGNEVNDDILARAFSRFPSFLKAKVIRDKRTGKTKGYGFVSFKDPSDYVRAMREMNGKYVGSRPIKLRKSMWKDRNLDVVRKKQKEKKKLGLR; translated from the exons ATGGCCGGGGCGGGGCCAGCCCCGGGACTCCCGGGTGCAGGAGGACCTGTGGTCCCGGGCCCTGGTGCTGGCATCCCGGGCAAGAGCGGCGAGGAACGGTTGAAGGAGATGGAGGCGGAGATGGCCCT gttTGAGCAGGAAGTTCTGGGGGCTCCAGTTACAGGAATCCCAACTGCTGTGCCTGCGGTGCCCACCGTCCCCACGGTAGAAGCAATGCAAGTCCCAGCAGCTCCTGTGATCCGCCCAATTATCGCCACCAACACATACCAGCAG GTCCAACAGACTCTGGAAGCCCgagcagctgctgcagccacaGTGGTTCCTCCCATGGTGGGTGGCCCACCTTTTGTGGGCCCAG TTGGCTTTGGTCCTGGTGATCGGAGTCACCTGGACAGTCCAGAGGCTCGAGAAGCCATGTTCCTGCGGCGAGCAG CTGCGGCCCCCCAGAGGGCCCCTATTCTGCATCCAGCCTTCATCCCTCACGTGCTGCAGAGAGCAG ATTCTGCTCTTTCTTCTACAGCAGGTGGTCCTcgtcctatggctctgcgtcccCCTCACCAGGCCCTCGTGGGCCCCCCTCTGCCTGGCCCCCCTGGACCACCTATGATGCTGCCACCGATGGCTCGGGCCCCAGGGCCCCCTCTGGGCTCCATGGCTGCTCTGAGGCCTCCTCTG GAAGAGCCAGCAGCACCCCGAGAGCTGGGCCTCGGCCTGGGGTTGGGCctgaaagagaaggaggaggctgTGGTGGCGGCAGCGGCCGGGCTGGAGGAGGCTGGCGCAGCGGTGGCCgtgggggcagggggcacccCAGCTGGCCCTGCAGTCATTGGGCCCAGCCTGCCACTGGCCCTGGCCATGCCTCTGCCCGAGCCTGAGCCCCTGCCCCTGCCGCTGGAAGTTGTGCGAGGCCTACTGCCCCCGCTGCGCATTCCTGAGCTCCTGTCCCTGCGTCCGAGACCCCGGCCCCCTCGGCCTGAGCCACCCCCTGGCCTCATGGCTCTTGAG GTCCCAGAACCTCTAGGTGAggacaagaagaaaggaaagccaGAGAAATTGAAACGCTGCATTCGCACAGCAGCTGGGAGCAGCTGGGAGGACCCCAGCCTGCTGGAGTGGGATGCAG ATGACTTCCGAATCTTCTGTGGGGATCTGGGCAATGAGGTGAATGATGACATCTTGGCACGAGCCTTCAGCCGCTTCCCATCCTTCCTTAAGGCTAAGGTGATCCGCGACAAGCGCACGGGCAAAACCAAGGGCTATGGCTTCGTCAGCTTTAAGGACCCCAGCGACTATGTGCGCGCCATGCGTGAGATGAATG GGAAGTATGTGGGCTCACGCCCCATCAAGCTGCGCAAGAGCATGTGGAAGGACCGGAACCTGGACGTGGTGCGCaagaagcaaaaggagaagaagaaattgGGCCTGAGATAG
- the ETV2 gene encoding ETS translocation variant 2 isoform X2: MDLWNWDEASPQEVPLGSRLSGLEGAELDFYFPELALQGDTLTAETCWKSVCGLGPLSAGEEERAPQALPWSGDWTDLPCTGSVPWSRVSQALGPALWAGSEGAAAQNCATSAGSANSWSGARVAASSTSWDYSVGPDGATYWGKSLGGEPPANSTSSWGGPAGSDYTISWDSGLHTDCTTSSKEYQTSDLTTSSEPSQQSDRVTLACYPKANHRGPIQLWQFLLELLHDGARSSCIRWTGNSREFQLCDPKEVARLWGERKRKPGMNYEKLSRGLRYYYRRDIVRKSGGRKYTYRFGGRVPGLVYPDCVESGQGATTQ; the protein is encoded by the exons ATGGATTTGTGGAACTGGGATGAAGCATCACCACAAGAAGTGCCCCTGGGGAGCAGGCTGTCAGGGCTGG AAGGAGCTGAACTCGACTTCTATTTCCCGGAACTGGCACTCCAAGGGGACACGCTGACAGCGGAGACATGTTGGAAAAGTGTCTGTGGGCTGGGACCCCTGAGCGCTGGGGAAGAAG AACGCGCCCCTCAGGCTCTTCCGTGGTCGGGAGACTGGACAGACCTGCCGTGCACCGGCTCGGTCCCTTGGAGCCGCGTCTCCCAGGCCCTGGGTCCCGCCCTCTGGGCTGGCTCTGAAGGGGCAGCCGCCCAGAACTGCGCCACCTCCGCGGGCAGTGCCAACTCGTGGTCGGGCGCCCGAGTCGCCGCCAGCTCCACCAGCTGGGACTATTCTGTTGGCCCGGACGGCGCCACCTACTGGGGCAAGAGCCTCGGCGGGGAGCCGCCCGCCAACTCTACCAGTTCGTGGGGCGGGCCTGCGGGATCGGACTATACCATCTCCTGGGACTCGGGGCTGCATACGGACTGCACCACCTCTTCGAAGGAGTACCAGACTTCAGATCTCACCACTTCCTCCGAACCGAGCCAGCAGTCGGACCGCGTAACCTTGGCTTGTTACCCCAAAGCTAACCACCGAG GTCCCATTCAGCTGTGGCAGTTCCTCCTGGAGCTACTCCACGACGGGGCGCGTAGCAGCTGCATCCGCTGGACGGGCAATAGCCGCGAGTTCCAACTCTGCGACCCCAAAGAG GTGGCGCGGTTGTGGGGCGAGCGCAAGAGGAAGCCCGGCATGAATTACGAGAAGCTGAGCCGAGGTCTGCGCTACTACTACCGCCGCGACATCGTGCGCAAGAGCGGGGGGCGCAAGTACACGTACCGCTTCGGGGGCCGCGTGCCTGGCCTAGTCTATCCCGACTGCGTGGAGAGCGGACAGGGAGCAACGACTCAATAA
- the RBM42 gene encoding RNA-binding protein 42 isoform X2: protein MAGAGPAPGLPGAGGPVVPGPGAGIPGKSGEERLKEMEAEMALFEQEVLGAPVTGIPTAVPAVPTVPTVEAMQVPAAPVIRPIIATNTYQQVQQTLEARAAAAATVVPPMVGGPPFVGPVGFGPGDRSHLDSPEAREAMFLRRAAAAPQRAPILHPAFIPHVLQRAAGGPRPMALRPPHQALVGPPLPGPPGPPMMLPPMARAPGPPLGSMAALRPPLEEPAAPRELGLGLGLGLKEKEEAVVAAAAGLEEAGAAVAVGAGGTPAGPAVIGPSLPLALAMPLPEPEPLPLPLEVVRGLLPPLRIPELLSLRPRPRPPRPEPPPGLMALEVPEPLGEDKKKGKPEKLKRCIRTAAGSSWEDPSLLEWDADDFRIFCGDLGNEVNDDILARAFSRFPSFLKAKVIRDKRTGKTKGYGFVSFKDPSDYVRAMREMNGKYVGSRPIKLRKSMWKDRNLDVVRKKQKEKKKLGLR, encoded by the exons ATGGCCGGGGCGGGGCCAGCCCCGGGACTCCCGGGTGCAGGAGGACCTGTGGTCCCGGGCCCTGGTGCTGGCATCCCGGGCAAGAGCGGCGAGGAACGGTTGAAGGAGATGGAGGCGGAGATGGCCCT gttTGAGCAGGAAGTTCTGGGGGCTCCAGTTACAGGAATCCCAACTGCTGTGCCTGCGGTGCCCACCGTCCCCACGGTAGAAGCAATGCAAGTCCCAGCAGCTCCTGTGATCCGCCCAATTATCGCCACCAACACATACCAGCAG GTCCAACAGACTCTGGAAGCCCgagcagctgctgcagccacaGTGGTTCCTCCCATGGTGGGTGGCCCACCTTTTGTGGGCCCAG TTGGCTTTGGTCCTGGTGATCGGAGTCACCTGGACAGTCCAGAGGCTCGAGAAGCCATGTTCCTGCGGCGAGCAG CTGCGGCCCCCCAGAGGGCCCCTATTCTGCATCCAGCCTTCATCCCTCACGTGCTGCAGAGAGCAG CAGGTGGTCCTcgtcctatggctctgcgtcccCCTCACCAGGCCCTCGTGGGCCCCCCTCTGCCTGGCCCCCCTGGACCACCTATGATGCTGCCACCGATGGCTCGGGCCCCAGGGCCCCCTCTGGGCTCCATGGCTGCTCTGAGGCCTCCTCTG GAAGAGCCAGCAGCACCCCGAGAGCTGGGCCTCGGCCTGGGGTTGGGCctgaaagagaaggaggaggctgTGGTGGCGGCAGCGGCCGGGCTGGAGGAGGCTGGCGCAGCGGTGGCCgtgggggcagggggcacccCAGCTGGCCCTGCAGTCATTGGGCCCAGCCTGCCACTGGCCCTGGCCATGCCTCTGCCCGAGCCTGAGCCCCTGCCCCTGCCGCTGGAAGTTGTGCGAGGCCTACTGCCCCCGCTGCGCATTCCTGAGCTCCTGTCCCTGCGTCCGAGACCCCGGCCCCCTCGGCCTGAGCCACCCCCTGGCCTCATGGCTCTTGAG GTCCCAGAACCTCTAGGTGAggacaagaagaaaggaaagccaGAGAAATTGAAACGCTGCATTCGCACAGCAGCTGGGAGCAGCTGGGAGGACCCCAGCCTGCTGGAGTGGGATGCAG ATGACTTCCGAATCTTCTGTGGGGATCTGGGCAATGAGGTGAATGATGACATCTTGGCACGAGCCTTCAGCCGCTTCCCATCCTTCCTTAAGGCTAAGGTGATCCGCGACAAGCGCACGGGCAAAACCAAGGGCTATGGCTTCGTCAGCTTTAAGGACCCCAGCGACTATGTGCGCGCCATGCGTGAGATGAATG GGAAGTATGTGGGCTCACGCCCCATCAAGCTGCGCAAGAGCATGTGGAAGGACCGGAACCTGGACGTGGTGCGCaagaagcaaaaggagaagaagaaattgGGCCTGAGATAG
- the LOC103015043 gene encoding cytochrome c oxidase subunit 6B1 isoform X1 yields MAEDIKTKIKNYQTAPFDSRFPNQNQTRNCWQNYLDFHRCEKAMTAKEGDVSVCEWYRRVYKSLCPISWVSAWDDRRAEGTFPGKI; encoded by the exons ATGGCAGAGGACATCAAGACCAAAATCAAGAACTACCAGACTGCTCCTTTTGACAGCCGCTTCCCCAACCAGAACCAGACGAGGAACTGCTGGCAGAACTACCTGG ACTTCCACCGCTGTGAGAAGGCAATGACTGCTAAAGAGGGTGACGTCTCCGTGTGTGAATGGTACCGGCGTGTGTACAAGTCCCTCTGCCCCATATCCTGG GTGTCAGCCTGGGACGACCGCCGGGCAGAAGGCACGTTTCCTGGGAAGATCTGA
- the ETV2 gene encoding ETS translocation variant 2 isoform X1 encodes MDLWNWDEASPQEVPLGSRLSGLEGAELDFYFPELALQGDTLTAETCWKSVCGSLAGLPQPDWGSALPYPEAPWGAERAPQALPWSGDWTDLPCTGSVPWSRVSQALGPALWAGSEGAAAQNCATSAGSANSWSGARVAASSTSWDYSVGPDGATYWGKSLGGEPPANSTSSWGGPAGSDYTISWDSGLHTDCTTSSKEYQTSDLTTSSEPSQQSDRVTLACYPKANHRGPIQLWQFLLELLHDGARSSCIRWTGNSREFQLCDPKEVARLWGERKRKPGMNYEKLSRGLRYYYRRDIVRKSGGRKYTYRFGGRVPGLVYPDCVESGQGATTQ; translated from the exons ATGGATTTGTGGAACTGGGATGAAGCATCACCACAAGAAGTGCCCCTGGGGAGCAGGCTGTCAGGGCTGG AAGGAGCTGAACTCGACTTCTATTTCCCGGAACTGGCACTCCAAGGGGACACGCTGACAGCGGAGACATGTTGGAAAAGTGTCTGTGG ATCCCTCGCAGGGCTCCCACAGCCGGACTGGGGCTCCGCATTACCGTACCCAGAAGCTCCATGGGGGGCGG AACGCGCCCCTCAGGCTCTTCCGTGGTCGGGAGACTGGACAGACCTGCCGTGCACCGGCTCGGTCCCTTGGAGCCGCGTCTCCCAGGCCCTGGGTCCCGCCCTCTGGGCTGGCTCTGAAGGGGCAGCCGCCCAGAACTGCGCCACCTCCGCGGGCAGTGCCAACTCGTGGTCGGGCGCCCGAGTCGCCGCCAGCTCCACCAGCTGGGACTATTCTGTTGGCCCGGACGGCGCCACCTACTGGGGCAAGAGCCTCGGCGGGGAGCCGCCCGCCAACTCTACCAGTTCGTGGGGCGGGCCTGCGGGATCGGACTATACCATCTCCTGGGACTCGGGGCTGCATACGGACTGCACCACCTCTTCGAAGGAGTACCAGACTTCAGATCTCACCACTTCCTCCGAACCGAGCCAGCAGTCGGACCGCGTAACCTTGGCTTGTTACCCCAAAGCTAACCACCGAG GTCCCATTCAGCTGTGGCAGTTCCTCCTGGAGCTACTCCACGACGGGGCGCGTAGCAGCTGCATCCGCTGGACGGGCAATAGCCGCGAGTTCCAACTCTGCGACCCCAAAGAG GTGGCGCGGTTGTGGGGCGAGCGCAAGAGGAAGCCCGGCATGAATTACGAGAAGCTGAGCCGAGGTCTGCGCTACTACTACCGCCGCGACATCGTGCGCAAGAGCGGGGGGCGCAAGTACACGTACCGCTTCGGGGGCCGCGTGCCTGGCCTAGTCTATCCCGACTGCGTGGAGAGCGGACAGGGAGCAACGACTCAATAA
- the LOC103015043 gene encoding cytochrome c oxidase subunit 6B1 isoform X2, with product MAEDIKTKIKNYQTAPFDSRFPNQNQTRNCWQNYLDFHRCEKAMTAKEGDVSVCEWYRRVYKSLCPISWDFSLSLRDLGYHDIVIP from the exons ATGGCAGAGGACATCAAGACCAAAATCAAGAACTACCAGACTGCTCCTTTTGACAGCCGCTTCCCCAACCAGAACCAGACGAGGAACTGCTGGCAGAACTACCTGG ACTTCCACCGCTGTGAGAAGGCAATGACTGCTAAAGAGGGTGACGTCTCCGTGTGTGAATGGTACCGGCGTGTGTACAAGTCCCTCTGCCCCATATCCTGG gatTTCTCCTTGTCCCTGCGTGATCTTGGGTACCATGACATCGTGATCCCGTAA